The genomic stretch GACCTGAAAATCATGAACTCTGAGCTTGGTCGTCTTGCTCTGGCAACAGCACTGATCTGTGATCTTATGACCAGTTTCATTGGCACTGTTGTTTCTGGTGGAAGAATCGGGCAAATGGCCGACTATACCTTTGGTATTATTGCACAAGCTAGTGTCTATAGCGTCTGTGTGGTTTTACTTATCGTGTTTCTGGGTCGGCCACTTTGTATATGGATTATCCGGAAGACACCAGAAGGAAAACCCGTTAGTAGAGTTCATGTCATCCTCATAGCTTTACTGGTCCTAATTGTGGTCCTACTAAGCGACAATTCGGGACTTTACTATCAGTATGGTCCCTTCTTACTTGGCTTGATAGTGCCAGATGGGCCTCCTTTGGGATCTACGTTGGTGGACAGGTTAGAAACAATGGTGTCGGGATTGCTTGCGCCACTTTTAGTGACTTATTGTGGGATGAAAGTAAATCTTGTCGAGCTGTTTGATCTGAACTTCATTAGTTTCATATGG from Primulina huaijiensis isolate GDHJ02 unplaced genomic scaffold, ASM1229523v2 C13216540, whole genome shotgun sequence encodes the following:
- the LOC140965464 gene encoding cation/H(+) antiporter 3-like; protein product: MNSELGRLALATALICDLMTSFIGTVVSGGRIGQMADYTFGIIAQASVYSVCVVLLIVFLGRPLCIWIIRKTPEGKPVSRVHVILIALLVLIVVLLSDNSGLYYQYGPFLLGLIVPDGPPLGSTLVDRLETMVSGLLAPLLVTYCGMKVNLVELFDLNFISFIWFILFFCSAMKLVAVFVPAVICRVPIKDAMALAFILSAQGVVQMSFCYTNALNQTFDGETFSMLTTWIMLQSGFVNLVVKSLYDYSRMYTGYQKRDVQHTSPNSELRVLSCAHRLDDVFAVKKVLESSFPTTESPIAVYALHLVELAGRALPLLIDHQLGQKSS